In Curtobacterium sp. MCPF17_002, one genomic interval encodes:
- a CDS encoding ABC-F family ATP-binding cassette domain-containing protein produces MTATLVAKGLAGGYAARTLFDSLDLTVAPGDVIGVVGVNGAGKSTLLRLLAGVDEPLAGTVSLAPTDAFVGWLPQEHERIDGETVGAYIARRTGCAEATATMDSAAAALGEPGAGDAAADAYSTALDRWLASGAADLDERIPVVLADLGLVVGADDDGVGPDSLMTALSGGQAARVGLAALLLSRFDIVLLDEPTNDLDLDGLDRLERFVTGLRGGVVLVSHDREFLARSVTAVLELDLAQASNRLFGGGYDAYLEEREIARQHKRDAYDDYASTKADLVSRARTQREWSSQGVRNAMKKAPDNDKIRRKAASESSEKQAQKVRQMESRIARLDEVEEPRKEWQLEFTIGSAPRSSAVVATLADATFTQGDFTLGPVSLQVDGGDRIGITGPNGAGKSTLLRALLGKQDPTTGTASLGSSVAVGEIDQARAAFTGEQSLADAFEAIVPEYTTADVRTLLAKFGLKADHVGRPAGALSPGERTRAGLALLQARGVNVLVLDEPTNHLDLAAIEQLEQALDSYDGTLLLVTHDRRMLETVTLDRQWLVEAGRVTER; encoded by the coding sequence AGTCCACGCTGCTCCGCCTGCTCGCCGGTGTCGACGAGCCCCTCGCCGGAACGGTGTCCCTCGCCCCGACGGACGCCTTCGTCGGGTGGCTCCCCCAGGAGCACGAGCGCATCGACGGTGAGACGGTCGGTGCGTACATCGCGCGGCGCACCGGCTGCGCGGAGGCGACCGCGACGATGGACTCCGCCGCCGCCGCCCTCGGTGAGCCCGGCGCGGGCGACGCCGCGGCCGACGCGTACTCGACGGCGCTCGACCGCTGGCTCGCCTCCGGCGCGGCGGACCTCGACGAACGGATCCCGGTCGTGCTGGCCGACCTCGGCCTCGTCGTCGGGGCGGACGACGACGGCGTCGGTCCGGACTCCCTGATGACCGCGTTGTCCGGCGGGCAGGCTGCCCGCGTCGGCCTCGCCGCGCTGCTGCTCTCCCGGTTCGACATCGTCCTGCTGGACGAGCCGACGAACGACCTCGACCTCGACGGCCTCGACCGGCTCGAGCGCTTCGTGACCGGCCTGCGCGGCGGTGTCGTGCTGGTCAGCCACGACCGCGAGTTCCTGGCGCGCTCGGTGACCGCCGTCCTCGAGCTCGACCTCGCGCAGGCGTCCAACCGACTGTTCGGCGGCGGGTACGACGCGTACCTCGAGGAGCGCGAGATCGCCCGTCAGCACAAGCGCGACGCGTACGACGACTACGCCTCGACCAAGGCGGACCTCGTCTCCCGCGCCCGCACCCAGCGGGAGTGGTCGAGTCAGGGCGTGCGGAACGCCATGAAGAAGGCACCGGACAACGACAAGATCCGCCGCAAGGCCGCGAGCGAGTCGAGCGAGAAGCAGGCGCAGAAGGTCCGTCAGATGGAGTCCCGGATCGCGCGGCTCGACGAGGTCGAGGAGCCGCGCAAGGAGTGGCAGCTCGAGTTCACGATCGGCAGCGCACCGCGGTCGTCGGCCGTCGTCGCGACCCTCGCCGACGCCACCTTCACGCAGGGCGACTTCACGCTCGGTCCGGTCTCGCTGCAGGTCGACGGCGGCGACCGGATCGGCATCACCGGGCCGAACGGCGCCGGGAAGTCCACGCTGCTCCGGGCGCTGCTCGGCAAGCAGGACCCGACGACCGGCACGGCCTCACTCGGGTCGAGCGTCGCGGTCGGCGAGATCGACCAGGCACGCGCGGCGTTCACCGGCGAGCAGTCCCTCGCCGACGCGTTCGAGGCCATCGTGCCCGAGTACACGACCGCCGACGTCCGGACGCTGCTCGCGAAGTTCGGGCTCAAGGCGGACCACGTCGGGCGTCCGGCGGGGGCGCTCTCCCCCGGGGAACGCACCCGCGCCGGACTCGCCCTGCTGCAGGCCCGCGGGGTGAACGTGCTCGTGCTCGACGAACCGACGAACCACCTCGACCTCGCAGCGATCGAGCAGCTCGAGCAGGCGCTCGACTCCTACGACGGCACGCTCCTGCTCGTGACGCACGACCGCCGCATGCTCGAGACCGTCACGCTCGACCGGCAGTGGCTCGTCGAGGCCGGGCGCGTCACGGAACGCTGA
- a CDS encoding L,D-transpeptidase: MRRRHWIAAAVGGAAAMAVAAAVIVGVTPDRPDAAPTRAERPTPTVTSTPAPTLAAVPAAPSTATLAALPLAFHDAVVPALLDGTTVEPVDTWQIATPRQPLVPLYAESTARARPVATLSNRVSTIDLPAATAVWGRSPAVDGGMLLLSTPARNRTPGDGGDPDAPSATFAWARAADFTITTTDRMIRVDVARSTVSVITRAGEQTATEAARLGTPEDPTPTATATYVEAAYVDTRVTYTQGNPIILTGAHSARIPSYGGNAALTALHFYPDPTGSSHGCVRISAEMTRTLAALPVGTPIRFT, translated from the coding sequence ATGCGACGCAGGCACTGGATCGCCGCCGCCGTCGGAGGCGCGGCGGCGATGGCCGTCGCCGCCGCCGTGATCGTCGGGGTGACGCCGGACCGACCGGATGCCGCCCCGACCCGAGCGGAGCGGCCCACTCCGACCGTGACGTCGACACCCGCACCGACACTCGCCGCCGTCCCCGCCGCCCCGTCCACTGCCACGCTCGCCGCGCTGCCGCTGGCGTTCCACGACGCCGTCGTCCCGGCGCTCCTCGACGGCACCACCGTGGAACCAGTCGACACCTGGCAGATCGCCACGCCGCGGCAGCCGCTCGTCCCCCTGTACGCGGAGTCGACCGCCCGCGCACGTCCCGTCGCGACGCTCTCGAACCGGGTGTCGACGATCGACCTGCCGGCGGCGACCGCCGTGTGGGGACGCTCGCCCGCCGTCGACGGCGGCATGCTGCTCCTGTCGACGCCTGCCCGGAACCGCACGCCGGGCGACGGCGGGGATCCGGACGCCCCGAGCGCCACCTTCGCCTGGGCCCGGGCCGCCGACTTCACGATCACCACGACCGACCGGATGATCCGCGTCGACGTCGCCCGCAGCACCGTGTCCGTCATCACCCGCGCCGGGGAGCAGACCGCGACCGAGGCCGCCAGGCTCGGCACCCCCGAGGACCCCACACCCACCGCGACCGCGACCTACGTCGAAGCGGCGTACGTCGACACCCGCGTGACCTACACCCAGGGCAACCCGATCATCCTGACCGGCGCGCACTCCGCACGCATCCCGTCGTACGGCGGCAACGCGGCCCTGACCGCGCTGCACTTCTACCCGGACCCGACCGGCAGCTCGCACGGCTGCGTGCGGATCTCAGCGGAGATGACCCGGACCCTCGCGGCACTGCCGGTCGGCACGCCGATCCGCTTCACCTGA
- a CDS encoding cytochrome P450 gives MAIDDSLSLLIRGYGFGAHLWRRTRPGARAVPFRLLGKPALLVRGAPGVELFYDGARTARHGAMPAIVQRTLFGVGSVHSLDGDEHRHRKATFMDVAYEDEQVRRLTPLLAQEWSRELDDWIGGGRRSAYDAGVGAIGRAVQRWAGLPGTPAAKTRWAARLAQVVDGFGVPYSPEYLLAVRNRHWSDRHARRLVEAVRGGRLTPEPGTALHEWAWHRDRDGALLPPKTAGVELQNSFRPAIAVARFVAFAAKELHDHPEWRGRIAEETVSRRSLTDGPLAVAFAQEIRRTAPFVPMLPAWATTDVELDGEHLPAGGRVLLDILGTDTDDRSWSDADTFDPSRFLGVDDYEALATFVPHGGADAATGHRCPGEKVAIAALAAAVTALSDPRVTILDEGLEVDRRRLPTKPASGGRVRSSSAGRCPFH, from the coding sequence ATGGCGATCGACGACTCCCTCTCGCTCCTGATCCGCGGCTACGGGTTCGGCGCCCACCTGTGGCGTCGAACCCGGCCCGGGGCGCGCGCGGTGCCGTTCCGGCTGCTCGGCAAGCCGGCGCTCCTCGTGCGCGGCGCGCCCGGTGTGGAGTTGTTCTACGACGGCGCCCGCACGGCCAGGCACGGCGCCATGCCGGCCATCGTCCAGCGCACCCTGTTCGGCGTCGGGTCGGTGCACTCCCTCGACGGTGACGAGCACCGGCACCGCAAGGCGACCTTCATGGACGTGGCGTACGAGGACGAGCAGGTCCGGCGTCTCACGCCGCTCCTCGCCCAGGAGTGGAGCCGGGAGCTCGACGACTGGATCGGTGGCGGTCGGCGCTCGGCGTACGACGCCGGGGTCGGCGCGATCGGTCGGGCGGTGCAGCGGTGGGCGGGACTTCCCGGCACGCCGGCGGCGAAGACCCGCTGGGCGGCCCGCCTGGCGCAGGTCGTGGACGGGTTCGGCGTGCCGTACTCGCCCGAGTACCTGCTCGCGGTGCGGAACCGGCACTGGTCGGACCGGCACGCGCGGCGGCTCGTCGAGGCGGTCCGGGGCGGACGGCTCACCCCGGAACCGGGCACGGCGTTGCACGAGTGGGCATGGCACCGCGATCGCGACGGCGCATTGCTGCCGCCGAAGACGGCCGGCGTCGAGCTGCAGAACAGCTTCCGGCCCGCGATCGCCGTCGCACGGTTCGTCGCCTTCGCGGCGAAGGAGCTGCACGACCACCCGGAGTGGCGGGGACGCATCGCCGAGGAGACCGTGTCACGCCGCAGCCTGACGGACGGTCCGCTCGCGGTGGCGTTCGCGCAGGAGATCCGCCGTACGGCACCGTTCGTGCCGATGCTGCCCGCGTGGGCGACGACCGATGTCGAGCTCGACGGCGAACACCTGCCCGCCGGCGGTCGGGTGCTCCTCGACATCCTCGGCACGGACACCGACGACCGGTCCTGGAGTGATGCGGACACCTTCGACCCGAGCCGCTTCCTCGGCGTCGACGACTACGAGGCCCTCGCGACGTTCGTGCCGCACGGCGGGGCCGACGCCGCGACGGGACACCGGTGCCCGGGGGAGAAGGTCGCCATCGCTGCCCTGGCCGCGGCCGTGACAGCGCTGAGCGACCCCCGCGTCACGATCCTCGACGAGGGGCTCGAGGTCGATCGACGTCGACTGCCGACGAAGCCCGCGTCGGGCGGACGCGTCCGGTCGTCGAGTGCCGGGCGTTGCCCGTTCCACTGA
- a CDS encoding gluconokinase: MGVSGSGKSTVAAMVAEQLGWDFAEGDAMHPQVNVDKMHAGTPLTDEDRWPWLDVIAAWIRDHLDGGTPGVVTCSALKRSYRDVLRAPGVVFVHVAGDGTLIEDRMTQRSGHFMPTSLLASQLATLEPPQPDEAHVTIAADRTPQEESAEVLERLALQPIPRG; this comes from the coding sequence ATGGGCGTCTCCGGATCGGGGAAGTCCACGGTGGCCGCGATGGTCGCCGAGCAGCTCGGATGGGACTTCGCCGAGGGCGACGCCATGCACCCCCAGGTGAACGTCGACAAGATGCACGCGGGCACGCCGCTGACCGACGAGGACCGCTGGCCCTGGCTCGACGTCATCGCGGCGTGGATCCGAGACCACCTCGACGGCGGGACCCCCGGGGTCGTGACGTGCTCGGCACTCAAGCGGTCCTACCGTGACGTGCTGCGGGCGCCCGGCGTGGTGTTCGTCCACGTCGCCGGCGACGGCACCCTGATCGAGGACCGGATGACGCAGCGCTCCGGCCACTTCATGCCCACGTCGCTGCTCGCATCGCAGCTCGCCACGCTCGAGCCGCCGCAGCCGGACGAAGCACACGTCACGATCGCAGCCGACCGCACCCCGCAAGAGGAGAGCGCCGAGGTCCTCGAACGTCTCGCGCTGCAGCCCATCCCGAGAGGCTGA
- a CDS encoding GntP family permease — protein MPHALHSDLGTASGGAHAVTFLAADGGGTQTVDPSGPVAQLIIAALIGIVVIIVLITWLKVHPFIALTIGALGVGIGAGLAPDASVTSFGNGFGATMTSVGILVGLGSMFGKMLVDSGAADRVVDTLVRKSSKAALPWTMALIGALIGLPMFFEVGLVLLIPIIVLVAKRSDVPIMKIAVPALVGLSTMHAFVPPHPGPLVAISTVGANLGTTLAFGIVLAIPVIVLAGPVFARFAARWVDIPAPDMFGSRGGSGSGSGDPAQDGREARRGPATQDTASLPHGKSDFTRVISEPRSPSFTVALVGILLPVVLMLAQAIREATVPDASGAWVSLLDFLGSPMIAIGIAAVYAMVFFAIGGGMDRSAVSKSLESALPPVAGVLLIVGAGGGFKQVLIDTGIGGVIADAVKDSGISVLLVAWVVSALVRVATGSATVATVTAAGIMAPIAHDLSSPMTSLLVLAIGAGSVFLSHVNDAGFWLVKGYLNTTVGQTFKTWTVLECLISVLGLLGVLLAGVFIH, from the coding sequence ATGCCTCACGCGCTCCACTCCGACCTCGGGACTGCGTCGGGCGGTGCCCACGCGGTGACGTTCCTCGCGGCCGACGGCGGCGGCACCCAGACGGTCGACCCGTCCGGCCCCGTGGCCCAGCTCATCATCGCGGCGCTCATCGGCATCGTCGTGATCATCGTGCTCATCACGTGGCTCAAGGTGCACCCGTTCATCGCGCTGACGATCGGCGCGCTCGGCGTCGGCATCGGCGCCGGTCTCGCGCCCGACGCCTCGGTCACGAGCTTCGGCAACGGGTTCGGCGCGACGATGACGAGCGTCGGCATCCTGGTCGGTCTCGGCTCGATGTTCGGCAAGATGCTCGTCGACTCCGGGGCGGCCGACCGGGTGGTGGACACGCTCGTGCGGAAGTCGTCGAAGGCGGCGCTGCCGTGGACGATGGCGCTCATCGGTGCGCTCATCGGCCTGCCGATGTTCTTCGAGGTCGGCCTGGTGCTCCTCATCCCGATCATCGTCCTCGTCGCGAAGCGCAGCGACGTCCCGATCATGAAGATCGCCGTGCCCGCACTCGTCGGCCTCTCGACGATGCACGCCTTCGTGCCGCCGCACCCCGGTCCGCTCGTCGCGATCTCGACCGTCGGCGCGAACCTCGGCACGACCCTCGCCTTCGGCATCGTGCTCGCGATCCCCGTCATCGTCCTGGCCGGCCCGGTCTTCGCCCGCTTCGCGGCGCGCTGGGTCGACATCCCCGCCCCGGACATGTTCGGGTCGCGTGGCGGCAGCGGCTCCGGTTCCGGGGACCCCGCGCAAGACGGCCGGGAGGCGCGGCGCGGCCCCGCCACGCAGGACACGGCGTCCCTTCCCCACGGCAAGAGCGACTTCACCCGCGTCATCAGCGAACCGCGCAGCCCGTCCTTCACGGTCGCGCTGGTCGGCATCCTGCTGCCCGTCGTGCTCATGCTCGCGCAGGCGATCCGCGAGGCGACCGTGCCCGACGCCTCCGGCGCGTGGGTGAGCCTGCTCGACTTCCTCGGGTCGCCGATGATCGCCATCGGGATCGCCGCCGTCTACGCGATGGTCTTCTTCGCCATCGGCGGTGGGATGGACCGCTCGGCCGTCTCGAAGTCGCTCGAGAGCGCGCTGCCGCCCGTCGCGGGCGTGCTGCTCATCGTCGGTGCCGGCGGTGGCTTCAAGCAGGTGCTCATCGACACCGGGATCGGCGGGGTGATCGCGGACGCCGTGAAGGACTCCGGCATCTCGGTGCTGCTCGTGGCGTGGGTCGTCTCGGCGCTCGTCCGGGTGGCGACCGGTTCGGCCACCGTGGCCACCGTCACCGCGGCCGGCATCATGGCCCCGATCGCGCACGACCTGTCGTCGCCGATGACCTCGCTGCTCGTCCTGGCGATCGGCGCGGGGTCGGTGTTCCTGTCGCACGTGAACGACGCCGGGTTCTGGCTCGTGAAGGGGTACCTCAACACGACGGTCGGGCAGACGTTCAAGACCTGGACGGTGCTCGAGTGCCTCATCTCGGTGCTCGGTCTGCTCGGGGTGCTGCTCGCGGGGGTGTTCATCCATTGA
- a CDS encoding FCD domain-containing protein: MAPEPRENGAPDRVPHDRGQHDRGLGRALGRAHGRGLHGHVLDALGQRIVDGAIAPGSVLRPELVADEFGVSRSVVREALRVLQSLGLVEPRQRVGTQVLGTGSWELLAPTVIRWRGASPSYFVQQRELLELRLGVEPVAAALASGTPGAHAVLDAARDMLDASTEENSRAYLEADVRFHRALLTASGNAVFTHFAGTVEALLRTRTSESRDTITRWTHDAAARHLAAAEALVAGDVAAASAATTELVRVTRDEFIAEAPAD, encoded by the coding sequence ATGGCGCCCGAGCCGCGCGAGAACGGGGCACCCGACCGGGTACCGCACGACCGCGGGCAGCACGACCGCGGGCTGGGTCGTGCACTGGGTCGCGCGCACGGTCGTGGGCTGCACGGCCACGTGCTCGACGCGCTGGGGCAACGCATCGTCGACGGAGCCATCGCACCGGGGTCGGTCCTCCGTCCTGAACTGGTCGCGGACGAGTTCGGCGTGTCGCGGTCGGTCGTCCGCGAGGCCCTCCGCGTCCTCCAGTCACTCGGCCTCGTCGAACCCCGGCAGCGCGTCGGCACGCAGGTGCTCGGCACCGGGTCGTGGGAGTTGCTCGCGCCGACGGTCATCCGGTGGCGGGGCGCGTCGCCTTCGTACTTCGTCCAGCAGCGCGAACTGCTCGAGCTGCGGCTCGGGGTCGAACCGGTCGCTGCAGCCCTGGCCTCCGGCACCCCGGGAGCGCACGCGGTCCTCGACGCCGCGCGGGACATGCTCGACGCCAGCACGGAGGAGAACAGTCGCGCCTACCTCGAGGCCGACGTCCGCTTCCACCGCGCACTCCTGACCGCGTCCGGCAACGCGGTGTTCACCCACTTCGCGGGCACCGTCGAGGCGCTGCTGCGCACCCGGACCTCCGAGTCGCGCGACACCATCACCCGGTGGACGCACGACGCCGCGGCCCGGCACCTCGCCGCCGCGGAGGCCCTCGTCGCCGGCGACGTCGCCGCCGCCTCGGCAGCGACGACCGAGCTCGTGCGCGTCACCCGGGACGAGTTCATCGCCGAGGCCCCCGCCGACTGA